The Mangrovibacillus cuniculi sequence GTATACACAGCGTTTCTCTCCATTAAATACGTAGAAATCGGGAGTACACGCTGCATCATAAGCTTTAGCAATTTCTTGCGTTTCATCAAACAAATATGGGTAAGTTAACCCCCATTCATTCACCATTTTCACCATATTATCCGGAGAATCAGCTGGATAATTTTCTATGTCATTTGAATTTATCGCAATAAATGACACACCTTTTTCTCCATACTCTTTCCCTATTTTTGATAGCTCTTCTGCTACATGAATAACAAACGGACAATGATTACAAATGAACATAACGACAGTTGCTGTAGAAGATGATAGTTCTTCAAAAGAACGCATCTTTCCACTAGCTGGTTCTATCAATGAAAAATCAGGTGCTAGTTTACCTAATGGGAACATTTTTGATTCTGTTCTTGCCATTTTTTCAACAATCCTTTCTAAACTATGATTTCCTTTAGTATAATATAAAGACAGAATTGTCACAAAACATTAGGACTTTGGAGGTACACAATGGAGTGGTTTTGGGCGGATAAAGGTAATCCTTTTTCATTTGGAAGTTTATCGCATCTCATCATGATTTTTCTACTCTTCACGATAGCAGCTATTATGATATTTTCACGCAATTCATTACGAAATAATAATAATCGAAAAATAGAAATCTT is a genomic window containing:
- a CDS encoding thioredoxin family protein; this encodes MARTESKMFPLGKLAPDFSLIEPASGKMRSFEELSSSTATVVMFICNHCPFVIHVAEELSKIGKEYGEKGVSFIAINSNDIENYPADSPDNMVKMVNEWGLTYPYLFDETQEIAKAYDAACTPDFYVFNGEKRCVYRGQLDGSRPGNDIPVTGEDLRAALDAVLEGREVPQDQKPSLGCGIKWK